In Aegilops tauschii subsp. strangulata cultivar AL8/78 chromosome 3, Aet v6.0, whole genome shotgun sequence, one genomic interval encodes:
- the LOC141042211 gene encoding germin-like protein 8-8: protein MASSSFLLFTAILALVSWQALASDPGPLQDFCVADNSSRVLVNGFVCKDPKAVTAEDFFLAAKLDMPRDTKMSKVGSNVTLVNVMKIAGLNTLGISLARIDYAPLGENPPHTHPRATEILTVLEGTLYVGFVTSNPENKLFSKELRKGDVFVFPQGLIHFQFNPNPYKPAVAIAALSSQNPGAITIANAVFGSNPMISDDILAKAFQVEKKTVDWLQAQFWADNHN from the exons ATGGCCTCCTCCAGCTTCCTTCTCTTCACTGCTATTCTTGCATTGGTCTCATGGCAGGCTTTAGCTTCTGATCCTGGTCCTCTCCAAGACTTTTGTGTCGCGGACAATAGCTCGCGTG TACTTGTTAATGGATTCGTCTGTAAGGACCCAAAAGCCGTGACGGCGGAGGACTTCTTCCTGGCGGCCAAGCTCGACATGCCGAGAGACACAAAGATGAGCAAGGTTGGGTCCAACGTGACCTTGGTTAACGTCATGAAGATTGCTGGCCTCAACACGCTTGGCATCTCCCTCGCACGCATCGACTACGCGCCCCTAGGCGAGAACCCTCCGCACACACACCCCCGTGCCACCGAGATCCTCACCGTGCTTGAGGGTACACTCTATGTCGGCTTCGTCACGTCCAACCCGGAAAACAAGCTCTTCTCCAAGGAGCTAAGGAAGGGTGATGTGTTTGTTTTCCCACAAGGACTCATCCACTTCCAGTTTAACCCCAACCCCTACAAGCCGGCGGTCGCAATTGCCGCACTTAGCAGCCAGAACCCGGGGGCAATTACCATTGCTAACGCTGTATTTGGATCAAATCCTATGATCTCGGATGATATTCTCGCCAAGGCCTTTCAGGTGGAGAAGAAGACCGTGGACTGGCTTCAAGCTCAGTTCTGGGCCGACAACCACAATTAA
- the LOC120975452 gene encoding germin-like protein 8-11 translates to GFVCKDPKAVMADHFFLAAKLDMPRDTKISKVGSNVTLINVMKIAGPNMLGISLTRIDYAPLGENPPHRHPCATEILTVLEGTLYVGFVTSNPENKLFSKELRKGDVFVSPQGLIHFHFNPNPYKPAVAIATLSSQNPGAITIANTVFGSKPMISDDVLAKAFQVEKTTVDWHQAQFWADNHN, encoded by the coding sequence GGTTTCGTCTGTAAGGACCCAAAAGCCGTGATGGCGGACCACTTCTTCCTCGCGGCCAAACTCGACATGCCAAGAGACACAAAGATAAGCAAGGTTGGGTCGAACGTGACATTGATTAACGTCATGAAGATTGCTGGCCCCAACATGCTTGGCATCTCCCTCACACGCATCGACTACGCACCCCTAGGCGAGAACCCTCCGCACAGACACCCCTGTGCCACTGAGATCCTCACCGTACTTGAGGGTACGCTCTACGTCGGCTTCGTCACATCCAACCCGGAAAACAAGCTCTTCTCCAAGGAGCTCAGGAAGGGTGATGTGTTTGTTTCCCCACAAGGACTCATCCACTTCCACTTTAACCCCAACCCCTACAAGCCAGCGGTCGCAATTGCCACACTTAGCAGCCAGAACCCGGGGGCAATTACCATTGCCAACACCGTATTTGGATCAAAGCCTATGATCTCGGATGATGTTCTCGCCAAGGCCTTTCAGGTGGAGAAGACGACTGTGGACTGGCACCAAGCTCAGTTCTGGGCTGACAACCACAATTAA